One stretch of Streptomyces sp. 135 DNA includes these proteins:
- a CDS encoding MbtH family protein gives MPNPFDDENGTFLVLVNDENQHSLWPSFAEVPAGWQTVFGEDTRQACLDYIEENWTDMRPKSLIEEMDKYEAAG, from the coding sequence ATGCCGAACCCGTTCGACGACGAAAACGGCACCTTCCTGGTTCTCGTCAACGACGAGAACCAGCATTCGCTCTGGCCCTCCTTCGCCGAAGTGCCAGCCGGTTGGCAGACCGTCTTCGGCGAGGACACGCGCCAGGCCTGCCTCGATTACATAGAGGAGAACTGGACGGACATGCGGCCCAAGAGCCTCATCGAGGAGATGGACAAGTACGAAGCCGCCGGCTGA